From a single Couchioplanes caeruleus genomic region:
- a CDS encoding SigE family RNA polymerase sigma factor — protein sequence MKAEDEQAFREFVTSQMASLRKLAYMTCGDWHTAEDAVANALVKLYPRWRKLERPDLYAKTMVYRAAIDERRRPWRRERSAGEALPDVAMRDPAGATDERLRLRAALEAVPPRQRAAVVLRHYLGLSLEDTAGVLGCNVGTAKSQTSRGLAKLRELLAAERINLSGGPVEEWTSAIA from the coding sequence GTGAAAGCCGAAGACGAGCAGGCGTTCCGGGAGTTCGTGACGTCCCAGATGGCGTCGCTGCGCAAGCTGGCGTACATGACCTGCGGTGACTGGCACACGGCGGAGGACGCCGTGGCCAACGCGCTGGTCAAGCTCTACCCGCGCTGGCGCAAGCTGGAACGACCCGACCTGTACGCGAAGACGATGGTGTACCGGGCCGCGATCGACGAGAGGCGCCGCCCGTGGCGGCGCGAACGGTCGGCCGGCGAGGCGCTGCCGGACGTCGCGATGCGGGATCCGGCCGGCGCGACCGACGAGCGGCTGCGCCTCCGCGCCGCCCTCGAGGCCGTGCCGCCGCGGCAGCGGGCCGCCGTGGTGCTCCGGCACTACCTGGGCCTGAGCCTGGAGGACACCGCCGGGGTCCTCGGCTGCAACGTCGGGACCGCCAAGAGCCAGACGTCGCGCGGGCTGGCCAAGCTCCGCGAGCTCCTGGCCGCCGAACGAATCAATCTCAGCGGGGGACCGGTAGAGGAGTGGACCAGTGCAATTGCATGA
- a CDS encoding DUF1206 domain-containing protein, producing MPSATSQARGAASRAADNTWLERLTRAGFVCYGVLHLLFAYLIAQIAFGAGGEDGDQSGAMHKLAAKPYGTALIVVLVVGLVALAVWQLLEIVTVRSHLERLASAGRVAFYLYLGWNGVKVLRGKKTSSADTQQDATEGLLGSDLGRLTVGVAGVVVAAIGVGLAYAGLTRRFERHLRVSRMSAATRRLISRLGTAGYTAKGLAYGIAGVLFVVAAVRYDPDKARGLDAALQALAGQSYGTWLLLLTAAGFTAYGLFAVGEARYRKV from the coding sequence ATGCCCTCCGCCACCTCGCAAGCGCGCGGCGCCGCCTCCCGCGCGGCCGACAACACCTGGCTCGAGCGCCTCACCCGCGCCGGCTTCGTCTGCTACGGCGTGCTCCACCTGCTGTTCGCGTACCTCATCGCGCAGATCGCCTTCGGTGCCGGCGGTGAGGACGGCGACCAGTCGGGCGCGATGCACAAGCTCGCCGCGAAGCCGTACGGCACCGCGCTGATCGTTGTCCTCGTCGTCGGCCTGGTGGCCCTGGCGGTCTGGCAGCTGCTCGAGATCGTGACCGTACGCAGTCACCTGGAGCGCCTCGCGTCCGCCGGCCGGGTCGCGTTCTACCTCTATCTGGGCTGGAACGGCGTCAAGGTGCTGCGCGGCAAGAAGACGTCCAGCGCCGACACGCAGCAGGACGCCACCGAGGGCCTGCTCGGCTCGGACCTGGGCCGGTTGACGGTCGGGGTGGCGGGCGTGGTGGTCGCGGCGATCGGCGTCGGGCTCGCGTACGCCGGCCTCACCCGCCGCTTCGAGAGGCACCTCAGGGTCAGCCGGATGAGCGCCGCGACGCGCCGGTTGATCAGCCGCCTCGGCACCGCCGGATACACCGCCAAGGGTCTCGCGTACGGCATCGCCGGCGTGCTCTTCGTGGTCGCGGCCGTGCGGTACGACCCGGACAAGGCCCGGGGCCTGGACGCGGCACTGCAGGCGCTGGCCGGGCAGAGCTACGGGACGTGGTTGCTGCTGCTCACGGCCGCCGGCTTCACCGCGTACGGTTTGTTCGCCGTCGGTGAGGCCCGCTACCGCAAGGTCTGA
- a CDS encoding YncE family protein: protein MSEHGLPPQVLTEIDSPVRETRLTGVEELARLAYGADLATAAAARAVLTRLTGDDSRSVAAAAAAALERTSLRLEPDRVDFGQVASGTPRLLADVLVTGPPLAFASASVAVSGPGLRAVLIGRRLRIEWQPRTSWLDGSVTVRGHAGWAEVRVTGQVEAATTDVEALLESAGDSGYLPEGRVTVLSPPPPRRRRLGATSLVAGLTALFVLGGVGVAVALTRDQRVVRTEAALPSVAATAPAEPAPATATGAAPAPAAVARVPLAARVVSVARPAVTGTIRVGDEPEGVAVAPDGRTIYVANQNSRVLSVVDTRTRRVSSVQLRNTPRFVSMSRDGELVYVSMYEKDKSGSGMAVVRAADRKVVRYVTTGQQPYALAVAPDGRVWVPIHSQRKVEVYAPGQTKPAAQVIVPPNPHAVAFSAPLQRAFTANHESNALSIIDTHSDRLLASVPVSKAPHSVAVAPDGRTVLVAGYEADTADLIDAVTMRRIGPLRVGDMPQSVAFAADGAHAYVVNEGDDTVSVLDGRTGKVTATVAVGGSPRAIAVAPDGRWAYVSNGDDDTVSVLRVGE, encoded by the coding sequence ATGAGTGAACATGGCTTGCCGCCGCAGGTGCTGACGGAGATCGACAGCCCGGTCCGGGAGACCCGCCTGACCGGGGTGGAGGAGCTGGCCCGGCTCGCGTACGGCGCCGACCTGGCCACGGCCGCGGCTGCCCGGGCCGTCCTCACCCGACTGACGGGCGACGACAGCCGTAGCGTCGCCGCCGCCGCGGCCGCCGCCCTCGAACGGACGTCGCTGCGCCTCGAACCGGACCGCGTCGACTTCGGCCAGGTCGCCTCCGGTACGCCCCGGCTGCTGGCCGACGTGCTGGTCACCGGCCCGCCGCTGGCCTTCGCCTCCGCCTCGGTCGCCGTGTCCGGCCCGGGCCTGCGCGCGGTGCTGATCGGCCGCCGGCTGCGCATCGAGTGGCAACCCCGGACGTCCTGGCTGGACGGTTCGGTGACCGTACGCGGCCACGCCGGCTGGGCGGAGGTCCGGGTGACCGGCCAGGTCGAGGCCGCCACCACCGACGTCGAGGCGCTGCTGGAGTCGGCCGGAGACTCCGGGTACCTGCCCGAGGGGCGGGTGACCGTCCTGTCCCCGCCACCCCCGCGCCGGCGCCGCCTGGGCGCCACGTCCCTCGTGGCCGGGCTGACCGCGCTCTTCGTGCTCGGCGGGGTGGGCGTGGCCGTGGCGCTCACCCGGGACCAGCGGGTGGTGCGTACCGAGGCCGCCCTGCCGTCCGTCGCGGCCACCGCGCCGGCCGAGCCCGCCCCCGCGACGGCGACGGGTGCCGCTCCCGCCCCGGCGGCCGTGGCCCGCGTACCGCTGGCGGCGCGCGTGGTCAGCGTCGCCAGGCCCGCCGTCACCGGCACGATCCGGGTGGGTGACGAGCCCGAGGGTGTGGCCGTCGCACCGGACGGCCGGACGATCTACGTGGCCAACCAGAACTCGCGCGTCCTGTCCGTCGTCGACACGCGGACGCGGCGGGTCAGCTCCGTACAATTGCGGAACACGCCCCGGTTCGTGTCGATGTCCCGTGACGGCGAGCTCGTCTACGTGTCCATGTACGAGAAGGACAAGTCGGGCAGCGGGATGGCCGTGGTCCGCGCCGCCGATCGCAAGGTCGTCCGGTACGTGACCACCGGGCAGCAGCCGTACGCGCTGGCCGTCGCCCCGGACGGCCGGGTGTGGGTGCCGATCCACAGCCAGCGCAAGGTCGAGGTGTACGCACCCGGCCAGACGAAACCGGCCGCGCAGGTGATCGTCCCGCCGAACCCGCACGCGGTCGCGTTCTCCGCGCCACTGCAGCGGGCATTCACCGCGAACCACGAGTCCAACGCGTTGTCCATCATCGACACCCACTCCGACCGGCTGCTCGCCTCCGTACCGGTCAGCAAGGCCCCGCACAGCGTCGCGGTAGCCCCGGACGGGCGGACGGTGCTGGTCGCCGGCTACGAGGCGGACACCGCCGACCTCATCGACGCGGTCACCATGCGGCGCATCGGCCCGCTGCGGGTCGGCGACATGCCGCAGAGCGTCGCGTTCGCCGCCGACGGGGCCCACGCGTACGTGGTGAACGAGGGCGACGACACCGTGTCGGTGCTCGACGGGCGTACGGGCAAGGTCACCGCGACCGTGGCCGTGGGCGGCAGCCCCCGCGCGATCGCCGTCGCGCCGGACGGGCGGTGGGCGTACGTGTCCAACGGCGACGACGACACCGTCTCCGTGCTGCGCGTGGGGGAGTGA
- the ptsP gene encoding phosphoenolpyruvate--protein phosphotransferase — protein MVVSHSRALARAAVALAAEMTQGQPVPIEIAAGLDETTTGTDAVAITTAIQAADRGDGVVVLMDLGSAVLSAELALDLLDDAARDRVVLCPAPLVEGLVAAVVTAAGGAGRKEVAGEAVGALAGKLAHLGGQQAPPPEGTGTDSDAEFVVRIPHGLHARPAARLVTQARGFDARVELRNGTTGSGWVPASSLSRVATLGVLPGHRVDVRASGPQAREAVDGILALAAADFGENEGEGDRSVPEPPARAEVGAGVPASPGIAVGPVRHAASAVPEIPGEPSRGAEQEHGRLEAATATVRDELRRLRAATAREVGEGHADIFDAHLLLLDDADLLDDVRARIDDGTPAPRAWADATERVAAEFDVLEDPYLRGRAFDVRDVGLQVLRTLLGAGAAAMPEAGVLVASELSPAEAAVLDPERAAGVLLAYGSPTSHGAILARTRGIPAVVGLGPAILEVPDGTPVALDGGTGEVVVAPADAVLTGFRERAAEQASRRDRAAARATAPAATRDGEALTVGANVGSVADARAAAGSGADLAGLVRTEFLFLDRDAAPDADEQEAVYRQIAEALGGRRLTLRTLDVGGDKPLRYLPAAAEANPFLGVRGIRHSLAHPRLLADQLLAFVRVAHDVPVSVMVPMVSTVAEVVDVRRMLDEAVARAGRGTPPGLRVGIMTEVPATALKTAALTPYVDFFSIGTNDLTQYALAAERGNAALAALADGLDPGVLRLIDAVCRGAGGRATVAVCGELASDEAAVPLLAGLGVRQLSVVPRMVPLVKDAIRATDLAAAAPVAARALDAPDAAAVRALIAR, from the coding sequence GTGGTGGTCAGCCACAGCCGCGCGCTGGCCCGCGCGGCGGTGGCGCTGGCCGCCGAGATGACGCAGGGACAGCCGGTGCCGATCGAGATCGCCGCCGGGCTCGACGAGACCACCACCGGCACCGACGCGGTCGCCATCACCACCGCGATCCAGGCCGCCGACCGGGGCGACGGCGTCGTCGTGCTCATGGACCTCGGCAGCGCCGTGCTCTCCGCCGAGCTGGCGCTCGACCTGCTCGACGACGCCGCCCGCGACCGGGTCGTGCTCTGCCCGGCCCCGCTGGTCGAGGGCCTGGTCGCCGCGGTGGTCACGGCCGCCGGCGGCGCCGGCCGCAAGGAGGTCGCCGGGGAGGCGGTGGGCGCGCTCGCCGGCAAGCTCGCGCACCTGGGTGGCCAGCAAGCCCCACCGCCGGAAGGTACGGGCACAGACTCCGACGCCGAGTTCGTGGTGCGAATCCCTCACGGTCTGCACGCCCGTCCCGCCGCCCGCCTCGTCACGCAGGCCCGGGGCTTCGACGCGCGGGTGGAGCTCCGCAACGGCACGACCGGATCGGGCTGGGTGCCCGCGTCCAGCCTCTCCCGGGTCGCCACCCTCGGCGTCCTGCCGGGGCACCGGGTCGACGTCCGCGCGTCCGGCCCGCAGGCGCGGGAAGCGGTCGACGGGATCCTCGCCCTGGCCGCCGCCGACTTCGGGGAGAACGAGGGCGAGGGCGACAGGTCCGTCCCCGAGCCGCCCGCCCGCGCGGAGGTCGGCGCCGGTGTGCCCGCCTCCCCGGGCATCGCCGTCGGCCCGGTCCGGCACGCCGCGTCGGCCGTACCGGAGATTCCCGGCGAGCCGTCCCGGGGAGCCGAGCAGGAGCACGGCCGCCTCGAAGCAGCGACCGCCACGGTGAGGGACGAGCTGCGGCGGCTGCGCGCGGCCACGGCCCGGGAGGTGGGGGAGGGCCACGCCGACATCTTCGACGCCCACCTGCTGCTGCTCGACGACGCCGATCTGCTCGACGACGTCCGCGCCCGCATCGACGACGGCACTCCCGCCCCGCGTGCCTGGGCCGACGCCACCGAACGGGTCGCCGCGGAGTTCGACGTGCTGGAGGACCCGTACCTGCGGGGCCGGGCGTTCGACGTACGCGACGTCGGCCTGCAGGTGCTGCGGACGCTGCTCGGCGCGGGGGCGGCCGCCATGCCCGAGGCGGGAGTGCTCGTGGCCTCCGAGCTCAGCCCGGCGGAGGCGGCGGTCCTGGATCCCGAGCGGGCGGCCGGGGTGCTGCTCGCGTACGGAAGCCCCACCTCGCACGGCGCGATCCTGGCCCGTACCCGGGGAATCCCGGCGGTGGTCGGCCTGGGCCCGGCCATCCTCGAGGTCCCGGACGGCACGCCCGTCGCGCTGGACGGCGGCACCGGCGAGGTCGTCGTCGCCCCCGCCGATGCCGTGCTGACCGGCTTCCGCGAGCGGGCCGCCGAGCAGGCATCCCGGCGCGACCGGGCGGCGGCCCGCGCGACCGCGCCGGCGGCGACGCGCGACGGCGAGGCGCTGACGGTCGGCGCGAACGTCGGTTCGGTGGCGGACGCGCGAGCCGCCGCCGGCAGCGGTGCCGACCTGGCCGGCCTGGTCCGCACGGAGTTCCTCTTCCTCGACCGCGACGCCGCGCCCGACGCCGACGAGCAGGAGGCCGTCTACCGGCAGATCGCCGAGGCGCTGGGCGGGCGGCGGCTCACGCTGCGCACGCTCGACGTCGGCGGCGACAAACCGCTGCGCTACCTCCCGGCCGCCGCGGAGGCCAACCCGTTCCTGGGCGTACGCGGCATCCGGCACTCCCTCGCCCACCCCCGCCTCCTCGCCGACCAGCTCCTCGCGTTCGTACGGGTGGCGCACGACGTGCCGGTCAGCGTGATGGTCCCCATGGTCAGTACGGTCGCCGAGGTGGTGGACGTGCGCCGGATGCTCGACGAGGCGGTCGCCCGGGCGGGCCGCGGAACCCCGCCCGGCCTGCGCGTGGGCATCATGACCGAGGTGCCCGCCACGGCGCTGAAGACGGCCGCGCTCACGCCGTACGTGGACTTCTTCAGCATCGGCACCAACGACCTCACGCAGTACGCCCTGGCCGCGGAGCGTGGCAATGCGGCGCTGGCCGCGCTCGCCGACGGCCTGGACCCGGGCGTGCTGCGTTTGATCGACGCGGTGTGCCGCGGCGCCGGCGGGCGCGCCACGGTCGCGGTCTGCGGCGAGCTGGCGTCGGACGAGGCCGCGGTGCCGCTGCTGGCCGGTCTGGGCGTCCGGCAGCTGAGCGTGGTGCCGCGGATGGTTCCGCTGGTGAAGGACGCCATCCGGGCCACGGACCTCGCCGCGGCTGCTCCCGTCGCCGCCCGGGCCCTCGACGCCCCGGACGCCGCCGCGGTACGCGCACTCATCGCTCGATAA
- the dhaL gene encoding dihydroxyacetone kinase subunit DhaL, giving the protein MTHSVDAAAVTAWLREFARLVAENKGLLTELDSAIGDADHGTNMDRGMTAVLAALDGEAGKSPAALLKRTGMTLVSTVGGASGPLYGTAFLRMAAAAGDADGLDAGSFAKVLRAGLDGVVARGKAEVGDKTMVDALTPAVDALDAALAGGQPLGEALPAAVRAAEQGREATIPLVARKGRASYLGERSAGHQDPGATSVTMLVAAAAKALGA; this is encoded by the coding sequence GGAGAACAAGGGGTTGCTCACCGAGCTCGACTCGGCGATCGGCGACGCCGACCACGGCACCAACATGGACCGCGGCATGACGGCGGTGCTGGCCGCGCTCGACGGCGAGGCCGGAAAGAGCCCGGCCGCGCTGCTCAAACGCACCGGGATGACGCTGGTCAGCACGGTCGGCGGCGCCAGCGGCCCGCTCTACGGCACCGCCTTCCTGCGCATGGCCGCGGCCGCCGGCGACGCCGATGGCCTCGACGCCGGCAGCTTCGCCAAGGTGCTGCGCGCCGGTCTCGACGGGGTCGTGGCCCGCGGGAAGGCCGAGGTCGGCGACAAGACGATGGTCGACGCGCTCACCCCGGCGGTCGACGCGCTCGACGCCGCGCTCGCCGGCGGGCAGCCGCTCGGTGAGGCGTTGCCGGCCGCGGTCCGCGCCGCCGAGCAGGGCCGCGAGGCGACGATCCCGCTGGTCGCCCGCAAGGGCCGGGCCAGTTACCTGGGTGAGCGCAGCGCCGGCCACCAGGATCCGGGCGCCACCTCGGTGACGATGCTGGTGGCGGCCGCCGCGAAGGCGCTCGGGGCCTGA